One window from the genome of Cervus elaphus chromosome 8, mCerEla1.1, whole genome shotgun sequence encodes:
- the SLC19A3 gene encoding thiamine transporter 2 isoform X2, which translates to MSCFQTSESQSWIYPTVILCLFGFFSMMRPSEPFLMLYLSGPDKNLTSAELTNEIFPVWTYSYLALLLPVFILTDYVRYKPVIILQGISFIICWLLLLFGQGVRTMQVLEFFYGMVTATEVAYYAYIYSVVSPEHYQKVSGYCRSVTLVAYTASSVLAQLLVSLASLSYFYLNVISLASVSVAFLFSLFLPMPKKSMFFHAKPSQEVLPKSPGMDAVSEEPQKDHKPVGKEVFADSGDPDDGQVTNSKPGNVALRVFVQWLQDLKQCYSSKHLFYWSLWWAFSTAGYNQILNYVQVLWDYKAPSQSSIYNGAVEAIATFGGALAAFAVGYMKVNWDLLGELALAIFSVVNAGSLFLMHYTTNIWACYAGYLIFKTVYMLLITIAVFQIAVNLSVERYALVFGINTFIALVIQTIITVIVVDQGGLRLPISIQFLVYGSYFAAIAGIFLMRSIYIIYSAACRKRVQNSAITGQTPYRPHPEQPKNV; encoded by the exons ATGAGTTGTTTCCAGACTTCAGAGAGCCAGTCTTGGATTTATCCCACTGTGATCCTCTGCCTGTTTGGGTTTTTCTCCATGATGAGACCCTCAGAACCCTTCCTTATGCTGTATTTATCTGGACCAGATAAAAACCTGACCAGTGCAGAG CTCACAAATGAGATCTTCCCCGTGTGGACCTACTCTTACCTGGCGCTACTGCTCCCAGTCTTTATCCTCACCGATTATGTCCGCTACAAGCCAGTCATCATCCTCCAGGGGATTAGCTTCATCATTTGCTGGCTGCTGCTCTTGTTTGGCCAAGGAGTCAGGACTATGCAGGTGCTGGAATTCTTCTATGGGATGGTCACCGCCACTGAGGTGGCCTACTACGCCTACATTTACAGCGTGGTCAGCCCGGAGCACTACCAGAAGGTGAGCGGCTACTGCAGGAGTGTGACGCTGGTGGCCTACACGGCGTCCTCCGTGCTGGCCCAGCTCTTGGTATCCCTGGCCAGCCTGTCCTACTTTTACCTCAACGTCATATCCTTGGCCTCTGTCTCTGTGGCCTTCCTCTTCTCACTTTTCCTACCCATGCCTAAGAAGAGCATGTTTTTTCATGCAAAACCCAGTCAAGAAGTCCTTCCAAAGTCACCAGGAATGGACGCTGTCTCAGAGGAACCTCAAAAGGATCACAAGCCAGTGGGAAAAGAAGTGTTCGCTGATTCAGGGGACCCAGATGATGGCCAGGTGACCAACTCAAAGCCAGGAAATGTAGCTCTGAGAGTTTTTGTGCAGTGGTTACAAGATTTGAAGCAGTGTTACTCCTCAAAACATCTTTTTTACTGGTCCCTATGGTGGGCTTTTTCTACGGCAGGTTACAACCAGATTTTGAACTATGTTCAAGTCCTGTGGGATTACAAAGCACCGTCCCAGAGTTCAATATATAATGGAGCAGTAGAAGCTATTGCAACTTTTGGAG GGGCCCTGGCTGCCTTTGCAGTGGGTTACATGAAAGTCAACTGGGATCTTCTGGGAGAGTTGGCTCTGGCCATCTTCTCAGTTGTCAATGCAGGCTCTCTATTTCTAATGCATTACACGACCAACATATGGGCGTGCTACGCTGGCTATTTGATATTCAAGACTGTCTATATGCTCCTTATCACCATAGCAGT GTTTCAGATCGCTGTTAATCTGAGTGTGGAACGCTATGCCCTGGTGTTTGGAATCAACACCTTCATTGCCCTGGTGATTCAGACCATTATAACTGTAATCGTAGTAGATCAGGGAGGACTGAGGCTTCCAATCAGCATTCAG tttttagTTTATGGAAGTTACTTTGCAGCCATTGCTGGCATTTTCCTAATGAGAAGCATATACATTATCTACTCAGCCGCATGCCGAAAGAGAGTGCAGAACTCTGCTATTACAGGTCAGACTCCATATAGGCCACACCCAGAGCAACCAAAGAACGTCTAA
- the SLC19A3 gene encoding thiamine transporter 2 isoform X1: MSCFQTSESQSWIYPTVILCLFGFFSMMRPSEPFLMLYLSGPDKNLTSAELTNEIFPVWTYSYLALLLPVFILTDYVRYKPVIILQGISFIICWLLLLFGQGVRTMQVLEFFYGMVTATEVAYYAYIYSVVSPEHYQKVSGYCRSVTLVAYTASSVLAQLLVSLASLSYFYLNVISLASVSVAFLFSLFLPMPKKSMFFHAKPSQEVLPKSPGMDAVSEEPQKDHKPVGKEVFADSGDPDDGQVTNSKPGNVALRVFVQWLQDLKQCYSSKHLFYWSLWWAFSTAGYNQILNYVQVLWDYKAPSQSSIYNGAVEAIATFGGALAAFAVGYMKVNWDLLGELALAIFSVVNAGSLFLMHYTTNIWACYAGYLIFKTVYMLLITIAVFQIAVNLSVERYALVFGINTFIALVIQTIITVIVVDQGGLRLPISIQFLVYGSYFAAIAGIFLMRSIYIIYSAACRKRVQNSAITGLDSKEHFQNQGSSALD, translated from the exons ATGAGTTGTTTCCAGACTTCAGAGAGCCAGTCTTGGATTTATCCCACTGTGATCCTCTGCCTGTTTGGGTTTTTCTCCATGATGAGACCCTCAGAACCCTTCCTTATGCTGTATTTATCTGGACCAGATAAAAACCTGACCAGTGCAGAG CTCACAAATGAGATCTTCCCCGTGTGGACCTACTCTTACCTGGCGCTACTGCTCCCAGTCTTTATCCTCACCGATTATGTCCGCTACAAGCCAGTCATCATCCTCCAGGGGATTAGCTTCATCATTTGCTGGCTGCTGCTCTTGTTTGGCCAAGGAGTCAGGACTATGCAGGTGCTGGAATTCTTCTATGGGATGGTCACCGCCACTGAGGTGGCCTACTACGCCTACATTTACAGCGTGGTCAGCCCGGAGCACTACCAGAAGGTGAGCGGCTACTGCAGGAGTGTGACGCTGGTGGCCTACACGGCGTCCTCCGTGCTGGCCCAGCTCTTGGTATCCCTGGCCAGCCTGTCCTACTTTTACCTCAACGTCATATCCTTGGCCTCTGTCTCTGTGGCCTTCCTCTTCTCACTTTTCCTACCCATGCCTAAGAAGAGCATGTTTTTTCATGCAAAACCCAGTCAAGAAGTCCTTCCAAAGTCACCAGGAATGGACGCTGTCTCAGAGGAACCTCAAAAGGATCACAAGCCAGTGGGAAAAGAAGTGTTCGCTGATTCAGGGGACCCAGATGATGGCCAGGTGACCAACTCAAAGCCAGGAAATGTAGCTCTGAGAGTTTTTGTGCAGTGGTTACAAGATTTGAAGCAGTGTTACTCCTCAAAACATCTTTTTTACTGGTCCCTATGGTGGGCTTTTTCTACGGCAGGTTACAACCAGATTTTGAACTATGTTCAAGTCCTGTGGGATTACAAAGCACCGTCCCAGAGTTCAATATATAATGGAGCAGTAGAAGCTATTGCAACTTTTGGAG GGGCCCTGGCTGCCTTTGCAGTGGGTTACATGAAAGTCAACTGGGATCTTCTGGGAGAGTTGGCTCTGGCCATCTTCTCAGTTGTCAATGCAGGCTCTCTATTTCTAATGCATTACACGACCAACATATGGGCGTGCTACGCTGGCTATTTGATATTCAAGACTGTCTATATGCTCCTTATCACCATAGCAGT GTTTCAGATCGCTGTTAATCTGAGTGTGGAACGCTATGCCCTGGTGTTTGGAATCAACACCTTCATTGCCCTGGTGATTCAGACCATTATAACTGTAATCGTAGTAGATCAGGGAGGACTGAGGCTTCCAATCAGCATTCAG tttttagTTTATGGAAGTTACTTTGCAGCCATTGCTGGCATTTTCCTAATGAGAAGCATATACATTATCTACTCAGCCGCATGCCGAAAGAGAGTGCAGAACTCTGCTATTACAG GTCTGGATTCCAAAGAACATTTTCAAAACCAGGGAAGTTCAGCCTTGGACTAG